From the Choloepus didactylus isolate mChoDid1 chromosome 20, mChoDid1.pri, whole genome shotgun sequence genome, one window contains:
- the DNMT3A gene encoding DNA (cytosine-5)-methyltransferase 3A isoform X5, protein MKMEGSRGRLRGGLGWESSLRQRPMPRLTFQAGDPYYISKRKRDEWLARWKKEAEKKAKVIAVMNAVEENQGPGESQKVEEASPPAVQQPTDPASPTVATTPEPVGADAGDKNITKAADDEPEYEDGRGFGIGELVWGKLRGFSWWPGRIVSWWMTGRSRAAEGTRWVMWFGDGKFSVVCVEKLMPLSSFCSAFHQATYNKQPMYRKAIYEVLQVASSRAGKLFPACHDSDESDTAKAVEVQNKQMIEWALGGFQPSGPKGLEPPEEEKNPYKEVYTDMWVEPEAAAYAPPPPAKKPRKSTTEKPKVKEIIDERTRERLVYEVRQKCRNIEDICISCGSLNVTLEHPLFIGGMCQNCKNCFLECAYQYDDDGYQSYCTICCGGREVLMCGNNNCCRCFCVECVDLLVGPGAAQAAIKEDPWNCYMCGHKGTYGLLRRRDDWPSRLQMFFANNHDQEFDPPKVYPPVPAEKRKPIRVLSLFDGIATGLLVLKDLGIQVDRYIASEVCEDSITVGMVRHQGKIMYVGDVRSVTQKHIQEWGPFDLVIGGSPCNDLSIVNPARKGLYEGTGRLFFEFYRLLHDARPKEGDDRPFFWLFENVVAMGVSDKRDISRFLESNPVMIDAKEVSAAHRARYFWGNLPGMNRPLASTVNDKLELQECLEHGRIAKFSKVRTITTRSNSIKQGKDQHFPVFMNEKEDILWCTEMERVFGFPVHYTDVSNMSRLARQRLLGRSWSVPVIRHLFAPLKEYFACV, encoded by the exons GCTGAGAAGAAGGCCAAGGtaattgcagtgatgaatgctgTGGAAGAAAATCAGGGGCCTGGGGAGTCTCAGAAGGTGGAGGAGGCCAGCCCTCCTGCTGTGCAGCAGCCCACCGACCCCGCATCCCCCACTGTGGCCACCACACCAGAGCCCGTGGGGGCCGACGCCGGGGACAAGAACATCACCAAAGCTGCCGACGATGAGCCGGAGTACGAG GACGGCCGGGGCTTTGGCATTGGGGAGCTGGTGTGGGGGAAACTGCGGGGCTTCTCCTGGTGGCCAGGCCGCATTGTATCTTGGTGGATGACGGGCCGGAGCCGAGCAGCTGAAGGCACTCGCTGGGTCATGTGGTTCGGAGACGGCAAGTTCTCAGTG GTGTGTGTTGAGAAGCTGATGCCGCTGAGCTCCTTTTGCAGTGCATTCCACCAGGCCACCTACAACAAGCAGCCCATGTACCGCAAAGCCATCTACGAAGTCCTGCAG GTGGCCAGCAGCCGTGCGGGGAAGCTGTTCCCAGCGTGCCACGACAGCGACGAGAGTGACACTGCCAAGGCTGTGGAGGTGCAGAACAAACAAATGATCGAATGGGCACTCGGGGGCTTCCAGCCCTCTGGCCCCAAGGGTCTGGAGCCCCCAGAAG AGGAGAAGAATCCCTACAAAGAAGTTTACACAGACATGTGGGTTGAACCCGAGGCAGCTGCCTATGCACCACCCCCACCAGCCAAAAAGCCCCGGAAGAGTACAACCGAGAAGCCCAAGGTCAAGGAGATTATTGATGAACGCACAAGAG AGCGGCTGGTGTATGAGGTGCGGCAGAAATGCCGGAACATCGAGG ACATTTGCATCTCTTGTGGGAGTCTCAACGTCACCCTGGAGCACCCACTCTTCATCGGGGGAATGTGCCAAAACTGCAAG AACTGCTTCCTGGAGTGTGCGTACCAATACGATGATGACGGCTATCAGTCCTACTGCACCATCTGCTGTGGGGGACGTGAGGTGCTCATGTGTGGGAACAACAACTGCTGCAG GTGCTTTTGTGTGGAGTGTGTGGATCTCTTGGTGGGGCCGGGAGCTGCCCAGGCAGCCATCAAGGAAGACCCCTGGAACTGCTACATGTGTGGGCACAAGGGCACGTACGGGCTGCTGCGGCGGCGGGATGACTGGCCCTCCCGGCTCCAGATGTTCTTCGCCAACAACCATGACCAGGAGTTT GACCCTCCAAAGGTTTACCCACCTGTCCCTGCCGAGAAGAGGAAGCCCATCCGGGTGCTGTCTCTTTTTGATGGAATTGCTACAG GGCTCCTGGTGCTGAAGGACCTGGGCATCCAAGTGGACCGCTACATTGCCTCGGAGGTGTGCGAGGACTCGATCACGGTGGGCATGGTGCGGCACCAGGGCAAGATCATGTACGTCGGGGACGTCCGCAGCGTCACGCAGAAGCAT ATCCAGGAGTGGGGCCCGTTCGATCTGGTGATTGGGGGCAGTCCCTGCAACGACCTCTCCATTGTCAACCCTGCCCGCAAGGGACTCTACG AGGGCACTGGCCGGCTCTTCTTTGAGTTCTACCGCCTCCTGCATGACGCGCGGCCCAAAGAGGGAGATGACCGCCCCTTCTTCTGGCTCTTTGAGAATGTCGTGGCCATGGGCGTTAGTGACAAGAGGGACATCTCGCGATTTCTCGAG TCCAACCCTGTGATGATCGATGCCAAAGAAGTGTCTGCTGCACACAGAGCCCGCTACTTTTGGGGTAACCTTCCCGGTATGAACAG GCCATTGGCATCCACTGTGAATGATAAGCTGGAGCTACAGGAGTGTCTGGAGCATGGTAGAATAGCCAAG TTCAGCAAAGTGAGGACCATCACTACTAGGTCAAACTCCATAAAGCAGGGTAAAGACCAGCATTTCCCCGTCTTCATGAATGAGAAAGAGGACATCTTATGGTGCACTGAAATGGAAAG GGTGTTCGGTTTCCCTGTCCACTATACGGACGTCTCCAACATGAGCCGCTTGGCGAGGCAGAGACTGCTGGGCCGCTCATGGAGTGTGCCCGTCATCCGCCACCTCTTCGCGCCACTGAAGGAGTATTTTGCTTGTGTGTAA
- the DNMT3A gene encoding DNA (cytosine-5)-methyltransferase 3A isoform X6, whose product MPRLTFQAGDPYYISKRKRDEWLARWKKEAEKKAKVIAVMNAVEENQGPGESQKVEEASPPAVQQPTDPASPTVATTPEPVGADAGDKNITKAADDEPEYEDGRGFGIGELVWGKLRGFSWWPGRIVSWWMTGRSRAAEGTRWVMWFGDGKFSVVCVEKLMPLSSFCSAFHQATYNKQPMYRKAIYEVLQVASSRAGKLFPACHDSDESDTAKAVEVQNKQMIEWALGGFQPSGPKGLEPPEEEKNPYKEVYTDMWVEPEAAAYAPPPPAKKPRKSTTEKPKVKEIIDERTRERLVYEVRQKCRNIEDICISCGSLNVTLEHPLFIGGMCQNCKNCFLECAYQYDDDGYQSYCTICCGGREVLMCGNNNCCRCFCVECVDLLVGPGAAQAAIKEDPWNCYMCGHKGTYGLLRRRDDWPSRLQMFFANNHDQEFDPPKVYPPVPAEKRKPIRVLSLFDGIATGLLVLKDLGIQVDRYIASEVCEDSITVGMVRHQGKIMYVGDVRSVTQKHIQEWGPFDLVIGGSPCNDLSIVNPARKGLYEGTGRLFFEFYRLLHDARPKEGDDRPFFWLFENVVAMGVSDKRDISRFLESNPVMIDAKEVSAAHRARYFWGNLPGMNRPLASTVNDKLELQECLEHGRIAKFSKVRTITTRSNSIKQGKDQHFPVFMNEKEDILWCTEMERVFGFPVHYTDVSNMSRLARQRLLGRSWSVPVIRHLFAPLKEYFACV is encoded by the exons GCTGAGAAGAAGGCCAAGGtaattgcagtgatgaatgctgTGGAAGAAAATCAGGGGCCTGGGGAGTCTCAGAAGGTGGAGGAGGCCAGCCCTCCTGCTGTGCAGCAGCCCACCGACCCCGCATCCCCCACTGTGGCCACCACACCAGAGCCCGTGGGGGCCGACGCCGGGGACAAGAACATCACCAAAGCTGCCGACGATGAGCCGGAGTACGAG GACGGCCGGGGCTTTGGCATTGGGGAGCTGGTGTGGGGGAAACTGCGGGGCTTCTCCTGGTGGCCAGGCCGCATTGTATCTTGGTGGATGACGGGCCGGAGCCGAGCAGCTGAAGGCACTCGCTGGGTCATGTGGTTCGGAGACGGCAAGTTCTCAGTG GTGTGTGTTGAGAAGCTGATGCCGCTGAGCTCCTTTTGCAGTGCATTCCACCAGGCCACCTACAACAAGCAGCCCATGTACCGCAAAGCCATCTACGAAGTCCTGCAG GTGGCCAGCAGCCGTGCGGGGAAGCTGTTCCCAGCGTGCCACGACAGCGACGAGAGTGACACTGCCAAGGCTGTGGAGGTGCAGAACAAACAAATGATCGAATGGGCACTCGGGGGCTTCCAGCCCTCTGGCCCCAAGGGTCTGGAGCCCCCAGAAG AGGAGAAGAATCCCTACAAAGAAGTTTACACAGACATGTGGGTTGAACCCGAGGCAGCTGCCTATGCACCACCCCCACCAGCCAAAAAGCCCCGGAAGAGTACAACCGAGAAGCCCAAGGTCAAGGAGATTATTGATGAACGCACAAGAG AGCGGCTGGTGTATGAGGTGCGGCAGAAATGCCGGAACATCGAGG ACATTTGCATCTCTTGTGGGAGTCTCAACGTCACCCTGGAGCACCCACTCTTCATCGGGGGAATGTGCCAAAACTGCAAG AACTGCTTCCTGGAGTGTGCGTACCAATACGATGATGACGGCTATCAGTCCTACTGCACCATCTGCTGTGGGGGACGTGAGGTGCTCATGTGTGGGAACAACAACTGCTGCAG GTGCTTTTGTGTGGAGTGTGTGGATCTCTTGGTGGGGCCGGGAGCTGCCCAGGCAGCCATCAAGGAAGACCCCTGGAACTGCTACATGTGTGGGCACAAGGGCACGTACGGGCTGCTGCGGCGGCGGGATGACTGGCCCTCCCGGCTCCAGATGTTCTTCGCCAACAACCATGACCAGGAGTTT GACCCTCCAAAGGTTTACCCACCTGTCCCTGCCGAGAAGAGGAAGCCCATCCGGGTGCTGTCTCTTTTTGATGGAATTGCTACAG GGCTCCTGGTGCTGAAGGACCTGGGCATCCAAGTGGACCGCTACATTGCCTCGGAGGTGTGCGAGGACTCGATCACGGTGGGCATGGTGCGGCACCAGGGCAAGATCATGTACGTCGGGGACGTCCGCAGCGTCACGCAGAAGCAT ATCCAGGAGTGGGGCCCGTTCGATCTGGTGATTGGGGGCAGTCCCTGCAACGACCTCTCCATTGTCAACCCTGCCCGCAAGGGACTCTACG AGGGCACTGGCCGGCTCTTCTTTGAGTTCTACCGCCTCCTGCATGACGCGCGGCCCAAAGAGGGAGATGACCGCCCCTTCTTCTGGCTCTTTGAGAATGTCGTGGCCATGGGCGTTAGTGACAAGAGGGACATCTCGCGATTTCTCGAG TCCAACCCTGTGATGATCGATGCCAAAGAAGTGTCTGCTGCACACAGAGCCCGCTACTTTTGGGGTAACCTTCCCGGTATGAACAG GCCATTGGCATCCACTGTGAATGATAAGCTGGAGCTACAGGAGTGTCTGGAGCATGGTAGAATAGCCAAG TTCAGCAAAGTGAGGACCATCACTACTAGGTCAAACTCCATAAAGCAGGGTAAAGACCAGCATTTCCCCGTCTTCATGAATGAGAAAGAGGACATCTTATGGTGCACTGAAATGGAAAG GGTGTTCGGTTTCCCTGTCCACTATACGGACGTCTCCAACATGAGCCGCTTGGCGAGGCAGAGACTGCTGGGCCGCTCATGGAGTGTGCCCGTCATCCGCCACCTCTTCGCGCCACTGAAGGAGTATTTTGCTTGTGTGTAA